A region of Paraburkholderia largidicola DNA encodes the following proteins:
- a CDS encoding EF-hand domain-containing protein has protein sequence MKKLIAILALCIASTGVMAQTAPQAMAGSPRMERMMQQLQERFAAANATHDGKLTLAQAQTGMPRVAQHFNEIDTQKQGYVTLAQIEQFMAQRAGSH, from the coding sequence ATGAAGAAGTTGATCGCTATTCTGGCTTTGTGCATTGCATCGACGGGCGTGATGGCTCAGACCGCGCCGCAAGCAATGGCGGGATCGCCGCGCATGGAGCGCATGATGCAGCAGCTGCAGGAGCGCTTCGCCGCCGCCAACGCGACGCATGACGGCAAACTGACGCTCGCTCAGGCGCAGACGGGTATGCCACGCGTGGCGCAGCATTTCAACGAGATCGACACGCAGAAGCAGGGCTACGTGACGCTCGCGCAGATCGAGCAGTTCATGGCCCAGCGCGCGGGATCGCACTGA
- a CDS encoding ferritin-like domain-containing protein — MPDIEKDKVIAVLNQILESELAGVVRYTHYSFLVFGFGRIPIVSWLRQQADESLLHAHQAGEWITTLGEYPSLGIGALLDSHTTDITTILRESLTAEDVALGLYRDLLALVKDRSVALEEYARQMITVEEMHAGEVDKMLRKPGTVGTSGERGAAH, encoded by the coding sequence ATGCCAGACATCGAAAAGGACAAGGTCATCGCCGTGCTGAACCAGATTCTCGAATCCGAGCTGGCAGGCGTGGTCCGTTATACGCACTACTCCTTCCTCGTGTTCGGCTTTGGCCGCATTCCGATCGTGTCGTGGCTGCGCCAGCAGGCTGACGAATCGCTGCTGCACGCGCATCAGGCGGGCGAATGGATCACGACGCTCGGCGAGTATCCGTCGCTAGGCATCGGTGCCCTGCTCGATTCGCATACGACGGACATCACGACCATCCTGCGCGAATCGCTCACGGCGGAAGACGTCGCGCTCGGCCTGTATCGCGATCTGCTCGCGCTGGTCAAGGACCGCTCGGTCGCGCTCGAAGAATATGCGCGGCAGATGATTACCGTCGAAGAGATGCACGCGGGCGAAGTGGACAAGATGTTGCGCAAGCCTGGCACGGTGGGCACATCGGGCGAGCGCGGCGCGGCGCATTGA
- a CDS encoding efflux transporter outer membrane subunit: MIDDVNGSFSRSRLHRPSRFAFDASISVAVVILGAALLPLSGCMVGPDYRTPAPPATETYTPTPLPDQTASSPGASGVPQQFIAGQDIPGQWWTLFHCEPLDALIREALANSPNVAAAQAALRQAAENYRAEVGSALYPSVDAKLNATREKFNGVTFGQPGLTEILNLYNASVNVSYNLDVFGGSRRELEALRSQIDYQGFQLQATYLALSANIVTAAVKEASLREQIDSTERIAADEDAQLGVLRKQFELGGVGRTAVLSQETLLAQTRATLPPLRQSLDQTRHQLAVLAGKPPSDTAVPEFRLSMFTLPQSLPVSLPSSLVRQRPDILAADATLHQASAQVGVATANLYPQITLSASYGPQALTPAGLLKYADMIWSLGAGITQPIFHGGQLNAQKRAAEAAFDQANAQYRQTVLLAFQNVADTLRALEHDATGLAAQTDAWRAASTSLDLTRGQFRVGGVSYLALLDAQRQYQQTVVNLAQAQAARYADTAALFQALGGGWWNDATTSQANQANPATPH; this comes from the coding sequence ATGATCGATGACGTCAATGGCAGTTTCAGTCGCAGTCGTTTGCATAGACCTTCACGTTTCGCGTTCGACGCTTCGATCAGCGTAGCCGTCGTCATTCTGGGCGCGGCATTGCTTCCCCTGTCCGGCTGCATGGTCGGCCCCGATTACCGCACGCCCGCCCCGCCCGCCACTGAAACCTATACGCCCACGCCGTTGCCCGATCAGACGGCGTCGTCGCCTGGCGCATCGGGTGTGCCACAGCAATTCATCGCAGGACAGGACATTCCCGGCCAATGGTGGACGCTCTTTCATTGCGAGCCGCTCGACGCGCTGATACGCGAGGCCCTCGCCAATAGCCCGAACGTCGCCGCAGCGCAGGCGGCGCTCAGACAGGCGGCCGAAAACTATCGTGCGGAAGTGGGCAGCGCGCTGTATCCGTCCGTCGATGCAAAGCTCAATGCGACTCGCGAGAAGTTCAACGGTGTCACCTTCGGTCAGCCCGGACTCACGGAAATACTGAACCTGTACAACGCATCGGTGAATGTGTCGTACAACCTCGACGTGTTCGGCGGCTCGCGGCGCGAACTCGAAGCACTGCGCTCGCAAATCGATTACCAGGGCTTTCAGTTGCAGGCCACGTATCTCGCACTGTCGGCGAACATCGTGACGGCAGCGGTCAAAGAAGCGTCGTTGCGCGAACAGATCGATTCGACCGAGCGCATCGCCGCCGATGAAGACGCGCAACTCGGCGTATTGCGCAAACAGTTCGAGCTGGGCGGCGTGGGCCGCACTGCCGTGCTTTCGCAGGAAACGTTGCTCGCGCAAACACGCGCGACGCTGCCGCCGCTGCGTCAATCGCTCGATCAGACGCGGCATCAGCTTGCCGTGCTCGCGGGCAAGCCGCCGAGCGATACGGCCGTGCCCGAGTTCAGGCTGTCGATGTTCACGTTGCCGCAGAGCCTGCCCGTGAGTCTGCCTTCGTCGCTCGTCAGGCAACGGCCCGACATTCTCGCCGCCGACGCCACCTTGCATCAGGCGAGCGCGCAGGTCGGCGTAGCGACGGCGAACCTGTATCCGCAGATCACGCTGTCCGCGAGCTATGGCCCGCAGGCGCTCACGCCCGCCGGACTGCTCAAATACGCGGACATGATCTGGAGTCTCGGCGCGGGTATCACACAGCCCATTTTTCACGGCGGTCAGTTGAACGCGCAAAAGCGCGCGGCCGAGGCCGCATTCGATCAGGCCAACGCGCAGTATCGGCAAACGGTGTTGCTCGCGTTCCAGAACGTCGCCGATACGTTGCGCGCGCTCGAGCACGACGCGACGGGGCTCGCCGCGCAAACGGACGCATGGCGCGCGGCGAGTACGTCGCTCGATCTGACGCGCGGCCAGTTTCGCGTCGGCGGCGTCAGCTATCTGGCGCTGCTCGATGCGCAGCGTCAATACCAGCAGACCGTCGTGAATCTCGCGCAGGCGCAGGCCGCGCGCTATGCGGATACGGCGGCGCTGTTCCAGGCGCTCGGCGGAGGCTGGTGGAACGACGCGACCACGAGCCAGGCCAATCAGGCAAATCCCGCCACGCCGCACTGA
- a CDS encoding efflux RND transporter periplasmic adaptor subunit translates to MTTKRPMTKRMIIMLICVGVLLAALVGFNLFKAHMIRKFMASNAAPAATVTSAVARYQSWQPQLSAVGSLRAVRGVDVTTEVPGLVREIPFSSGQEVKAGQVLVRLNDDSDRALLASLQAAAELAQTVYKRDKAQYDIQAIAKAQLDADAADLKSKRAQVDQQAALVEKKTIRAPFAGRVGITTVNPGQYLNPGDAIVTLQAIDPIYADFYLPQQQLGQLQVGQTVVVDTNAYNSRTFDGKIRSINPRVDNTTRNVQIEATVDNRERKLLPGMYANVKIDAGNEERYLTLPQTAITYNPYGATVFVVKPGEHKDAHGKVMPIAQQVFITPGPTRGDQVAILKGIGEGTQVVTSGQLKLKNGTPLVIDNRVLPADSPNPTPQEQ, encoded by the coding sequence ATGACGACGAAAAGACCGATGACAAAGCGGATGATCATCATGCTGATCTGCGTGGGCGTGCTGCTCGCCGCGCTGGTCGGCTTCAACCTGTTCAAGGCGCACATGATCCGGAAGTTCATGGCGAGCAACGCGGCGCCCGCCGCGACCGTCACGTCCGCGGTCGCGCGCTATCAAAGCTGGCAGCCGCAACTGTCCGCCGTCGGCAGCCTGCGCGCGGTGCGCGGCGTCGACGTGACGACGGAAGTGCCCGGCCTCGTGCGCGAGATTCCGTTCAGTTCGGGACAGGAAGTGAAAGCAGGCCAGGTGCTGGTGCGCCTGAACGACGATTCGGACCGCGCGCTGCTTGCGTCGCTGCAAGCCGCAGCGGAACTCGCGCAAACCGTCTATAAGCGCGACAAGGCGCAGTACGACATTCAGGCGATCGCCAAGGCGCAACTCGACGCCGATGCCGCCGACCTGAAAAGCAAGCGTGCGCAGGTGGATCAACAGGCTGCGCTCGTCGAAAAGAAAACCATCCGCGCGCCGTTCGCGGGGCGCGTCGGCATCACGACCGTCAATCCCGGCCAGTACCTCAACCCCGGCGACGCCATCGTCACGTTGCAGGCCATCGACCCGATCTACGCCGACTTCTATCTGCCGCAGCAACAGCTCGGGCAATTGCAGGTCGGGCAAACCGTCGTTGTCGATACGAACGCGTACAACAGCCGCACGTTCGACGGCAAGATCCGCTCGATCAATCCGCGCGTCGACAACACGACGCGCAACGTGCAGATCGAAGCGACCGTCGACAACCGCGAGCGCAAGCTGCTGCCCGGCATGTATGCGAACGTGAAGATCGACGCGGGCAATGAAGAACGCTATCTGACGCTGCCGCAAACGGCGATCACCTATAACCCGTACGGCGCGACCGTGTTCGTCGTCAAACCCGGCGAGCACAAGGACGCGCATGGCAAGGTCATGCCCATCGCGCAACAGGTGTTCATCACGCCGGGCCCGACGCGCGGCGATCAGGTGGCGATTCTGAAGGGCATCGGCGAAGGCACGCAGGTCGTGACGAGTGGCCAGTTGAAGTTGAAGAACGGCACGCCGCTCGTGATCGACAACCGCGTGCTGCCTGCGGACAGCCCGAACCCGACGCCTCAGGAACAATAA
- a CDS encoding efflux RND transporter permease subunit — MKFTDIFIERPVLASVVSLLILVLGLRALSTLKVSEYPQTENGVVTIMTAYYGASADTMAGFITQPLESAIAQAQGIDYMSSSSTTGLSTITATLRLNYDSNRALTEINTQIASVRNQLPPQAQQPVLTVQVGQTTDAMYMGFYSDVLPSNNVTDYLLRVVKPKLDSVQGVQTAEILGGRQFALRAWLDSTKLAAHNVTASDVFAALGNNNYLATLGTTKGQMISVDLNAGTDLHSVEDFRKLVVKQKNGAIVRLEDVGNVVLGADSYDFNVAFSGKRSVFIGIKVAPDANVLDVAKRVKAIFPDLQKQFPTGMTGDIVYDATDFINTAIEEVVKTLVEALLIVTVVIFLFLGSFRAVIVPVIAMPLSLIGTFFVMQLLGYSINLLTLLALVLAIGLVVDDAIIVVENVDRHMKEEGKQPFEAAMIAARELGGPILAMTVVLIAVYLPIGFQGGLTGALFTEFAFTLAGAVAVSGVIALSLSPMMCSRFFRMDQESGRFARFVDRQFERVHHGYQRLLHSMLDTWPVFIVMGALLLCGTVYLFMTSQSELAPQEDQGIVLSQIQGPPNATIQQMQTYADQVFDISKDMPEYSQMFQLTGAPTLNQGIGGVLFKTWDKRKKNATQLQQELQAKWNGIAGARVAAFQFPPLPGAQGLPVQFVISTTEPFENLNEVSQAVLQKARESGMFFFVDSDLKIDKPESVLVVDRDKVASLGLTQSDVGQTLGAALGGNYVNYFSIAGRSYKVIPQVLQTDRLNPTQVLDYYLRTPDGSVIPASTVTHLKQNVVPESINHFQQLNSATISGVIAPGISQGEVLDFLRKATTDAAPTGYSADYSGLSRQFVQESGGFVITLMFATIIVFLALAAQFESFRDPVVILVSVPMALFGALIFINLGLSTLNIYTQVGLVTLMGLVSKHGILIVQFANELQRAGRSKREALEEAAAVRLRPILMTTAAMVLGVLPLVIASGAGAAGRNAMGLVIFSGLSIGTLFTLFVVPAMYMLLAADHHKDRSQPVVV, encoded by the coding sequence ATGAAATTCACCGATATCTTTATCGAACGGCCGGTGCTCGCGTCCGTCGTGAGCCTGCTGATTCTCGTGCTCGGCCTGCGTGCGCTGTCGACGCTCAAGGTCAGCGAATATCCGCAGACGGAAAACGGCGTGGTCACGATCATGACCGCGTACTACGGCGCGAGCGCCGACACGATGGCCGGCTTCATCACGCAGCCGCTCGAGTCCGCGATCGCGCAGGCGCAGGGCATCGACTACATGTCGTCGTCGAGCACGACGGGCCTCTCGACGATCACCGCGACGCTGCGTCTGAACTACGACTCCAACCGCGCGCTGACGGAGATCAATACCCAGATCGCGTCGGTGCGCAACCAGTTGCCGCCGCAAGCGCAGCAGCCGGTGCTGACCGTGCAGGTCGGCCAGACCACCGACGCGATGTACATGGGCTTCTACAGCGATGTGCTGCCGAGCAACAACGTCACCGACTATCTGCTGCGCGTCGTGAAGCCGAAGCTCGATTCCGTCCAGGGCGTGCAGACGGCGGAAATTCTCGGCGGGCGGCAGTTTGCGTTGCGGGCTTGGCTCGATTCGACGAAGCTCGCCGCGCACAACGTGACGGCTTCCGACGTGTTCGCGGCACTCGGCAACAACAACTATCTGGCGACGCTCGGCACGACCAAAGGGCAGATGATCAGCGTCGATCTGAACGCGGGCACCGACCTGCATTCCGTCGAAGACTTCAGGAAGCTCGTCGTCAAGCAGAAGAACGGCGCGATCGTGCGCCTCGAAGATGTGGGCAATGTCGTGCTCGGCGCGGACAGCTACGACTTCAACGTCGCGTTCAGCGGCAAGCGATCGGTGTTCATCGGCATCAAGGTCGCGCCGGACGCGAACGTGCTCGATGTGGCCAAGCGCGTAAAGGCGATCTTTCCCGACCTGCAGAAGCAGTTCCCGACGGGCATGACGGGCGACATCGTCTACGACGCGACGGACTTCATCAACACCGCGATCGAAGAAGTGGTGAAGACGCTCGTCGAAGCGCTGCTGATCGTGACGGTCGTGATCTTCCTGTTCCTCGGCAGCTTCCGCGCGGTGATCGTGCCGGTGATCGCGATGCCGCTGTCGCTGATCGGCACGTTCTTCGTGATGCAGCTGCTCGGCTATTCGATCAATCTGCTGACGCTGCTCGCGCTCGTGCTCGCGATCGGACTCGTGGTCGACGACGCGATCATCGTGGTCGAGAACGTCGACCGGCACATGAAGGAGGAAGGCAAGCAGCCGTTCGAAGCCGCGATGATCGCCGCGCGCGAGCTGGGCGGGCCGATTCTCGCGATGACGGTCGTGCTGATCGCCGTGTATCTGCCCATCGGTTTTCAGGGCGGGCTGACGGGCGCGCTATTCACCGAGTTTGCGTTCACGCTGGCGGGCGCGGTGGCCGTATCGGGTGTGATCGCGCTGAGCCTGTCGCCCATGATGTGTTCGCGATTTTTCCGCATGGATCAGGAGTCGGGACGCTTCGCGCGTTTCGTCGACAGACAGTTCGAGCGTGTGCATCACGGCTATCAACGGCTTTTGCATTCGATGCTCGACACGTGGCCCGTGTTCATCGTGATGGGAGCGCTGCTGTTGTGCGGCACCGTGTATCTGTTCATGACCTCGCAATCGGAGCTTGCGCCGCAGGAGGACCAGGGCATCGTGCTGTCGCAGATCCAAGGGCCGCCGAATGCGACGATCCAGCAGATGCAGACCTACGCGGACCAGGTGTTCGACATCTCGAAGGACATGCCCGAGTATTCGCAGATGTTCCAGTTGACGGGTGCGCCGACGCTGAATCAGGGGATTGGCGGCGTGCTGTTCAAGACGTGGGACAAGCGCAAGAAGAACGCGACGCAGTTACAGCAGGAGTTGCAGGCGAAGTGGAACGGCATCGCGGGCGCGCGCGTGGCCGCGTTCCAGTTTCCGCCATTGCCGGGCGCGCAGGGCTTGCCGGTGCAGTTCGTGATCAGCACGACGGAGCCGTTCGAGAACCTGAACGAAGTGTCGCAGGCCGTGCTGCAGAAAGCGCGCGAAAGCGGCATGTTCTTTTTCGTCGATAGCGATCTGAAGATCGACAAGCCGGAGAGCGTGCTGGTCGTGGATCGCGATAAGGTTGCGTCGCTTGGGCTCACGCAGAGCGATGTCGGGCAGACGCTGGGTGCAGCGCTGGGCGGCAACTACGTGAATTACTTTTCGATTGCGGGGCGCTCGTACAAGGTGATTCCGCAGGTACTGCAAACGGATCGTTTGAATCCGACGCAGGTGCTCGACTATTATTTGCGTACGCCGGATGGCAGCGTGATACCGGCGTCGACCGTCACGCATCTGAAGCAGAACGTGGTGCCGGAGTCGATCAATCACTTTCAGCAGTTGAACTCGGCGACGATTTCCGGTGTGATTGCGCCGGGGATTTCGCAGGGCGAAGTACTCGACTTTCTGCGCAAGGCCACGACCGATGCCGCGCCGACTGGCTATAGCGCGGATTACTCCGGGTTGTCGCGACAGTTCGTGCAGGAGTCGGGCGGATTTGTGATTACGTTGATGTTCGCGACGATCATTGTGTTTCTGGCGCTGGCCGCGCAGTTCGAAAGTTTTCGCGATCCTGTTGTGATTCTTGTGTCGGTGCCGATGGCATTGTTTGGGGCGTTGATCTTTATTAATCTCGGGCTGTCGACGCTCAATATCTATACGCAGGTTGGGCTGGTTACTTTGATGGGGCTTGTTAGCAAGCACGGTATTTTGATTGTGCAGTTCGCTAATGAGTTGCAACGTGCAGGGCGTTCGAAGCGCGAGGCGCTTGAGGAGGCTGCCGCTGTGCGATTGCGGCCTATTCTGATGACTACCGCCGCGATGGTGCTTGGGGTTTTGCCTTTGGTGATCGCGTCGGGCGCTGGCGCCGCTGGGCGGAATGCAATGGGGCTTGTGATCTTCTCCGGGCTTTCTATTGGCACGCTGTTTACGCTGTTTGTTGTGCCTGCGATGTATATGCTTTTGGCCGCTGATCATCATAAGGATCGGAGTCAGCCGGTTGTGGTTTGA
- a CDS encoding LysE family translocator produces the protein MFNASLFLTAAGVGLAVAAPVGPMGMLCIRRTLTDGPRAGLAIGLGIAGGDAIYGLIAALGLVSVSHFMLAYDKPLHIIAGLFLLYLGIRTMLQKVPADNGDNGNNTEGKLSTIGHSGAIKAFASALLLTLTNPQTVIMFAALFTTLAPRGPFSSSVALTTVLGVFCGSIAWWCFLVTAVSLARHAIGHKLRVIIDRIAGLALAVFGVIEVKRAI, from the coding sequence ATGTTCAACGCATCACTCTTCCTGACAGCCGCAGGCGTAGGCCTCGCAGTGGCCGCCCCCGTCGGCCCGATGGGCATGCTCTGCATCCGCCGGACGTTGACGGACGGCCCCCGCGCGGGCCTCGCGATCGGTTTGGGCATAGCCGGCGGGGACGCCATCTACGGCCTGATCGCCGCGCTAGGCCTGGTGAGCGTCTCCCATTTCATGCTGGCCTACGACAAGCCGCTCCACATCATCGCAGGCCTCTTCCTGCTCTACCTCGGCATCCGCACGATGCTGCAAAAAGTCCCCGCCGACAACGGCGACAATGGCAACAACACCGAAGGAAAACTCAGCACCATAGGACACTCAGGCGCCATAAAGGCCTTCGCCAGCGCCCTGCTGCTCACCCTCACCAATCCGCAAACGGTCATCATGTTCGCCGCCCTCTTCACGACGCTCGCGCCGCGCGGACCGTTTTCATCGAGTGTCGCGCTCACGACCGTGCTCGGCGTGTTCTGCGGATCGATCGCGTGGTGGTGCTTCCTGGTGACGGCCGTGTCGCTCGCGCGGCATGCGATCGGTCACAAGCTGCGCGTGATCATCGACCGCATCGCGGGGCTGGCGCTGGCCGTGTTCGGCGTCATCGAGGTCAAGCGCGCAATCTGA
- the rarD gene encoding EamA family transporter RarD, producing the protein MNPGVAYALLAFTLWGLFPVYFKSLHQISPVEMLAHRMVWSMLFLFIVLTVRQQWRWLAPVLRDRRLLVRFAASALLLSTNWGIYIWAVNAGHIVEASLGYFVNPLINVLFGLAFLGERLRRVQWLSVAIAACGVLYLTWENGHPPWISLTLAFSFAGYGLLRKTAQLGALEGLTLETVLLFPVAVLYLFFASSHGESGFGAASFGVKVLLALAGPITAVPLLLFAAGARRIPLSMLGLIQYVTPSLQLIIGVLIYREPFGQAQLIGYGAIWIALALYSLDGLWRARFGRA; encoded by the coding sequence ATGAATCCCGGCGTCGCCTACGCATTGCTCGCGTTCACCTTGTGGGGACTTTTCCCTGTCTACTTCAAATCGCTGCACCAGATTTCGCCCGTCGAGATGCTTGCGCACCGGATGGTGTGGTCGATGCTGTTTCTCTTCATCGTGCTCACCGTGCGGCAGCAGTGGCGCTGGCTTGCGCCTGTGCTGCGCGATCGCCGCTTGCTGGTTCGTTTCGCCGCGAGCGCGCTGTTGCTGTCGACGAACTGGGGCATCTATATCTGGGCCGTCAACGCGGGGCATATCGTCGAGGCGAGCCTTGGCTATTTCGTGAATCCGCTGATCAACGTGCTGTTCGGCCTTGCGTTTCTCGGCGAGCGACTGCGGCGCGTGCAGTGGCTTTCCGTCGCGATTGCCGCTTGCGGCGTGCTGTACCTCACCTGGGAAAACGGTCATCCGCCGTGGATCAGCCTGACGCTCGCATTCAGCTTCGCGGGCTATGGCCTGCTGCGCAAGACGGCGCAACTGGGCGCGCTCGAAGGGTTGACGCTCGAAACGGTGCTGCTCTTTCCTGTTGCCGTGCTGTATCTGTTTTTTGCGTCGTCGCATGGCGAGAGCGGATTCGGCGCGGCGTCATTCGGCGTGAAGGTGCTGCTCGCGCTGGCCGGGCCGATTACGGCCGTGCCGCTCCTGCTGTTCGCGGCGGGTGCGCGGCGCATTCCGCTGTCGATGCTCGGCCTGATCCAGTATGTGACGCCGTCGCTGCAACTGATCATTGGCGTGCTGATCTATCGCGAGCCGTTCGGGCAGGCGCAGCTGATCGGCTATGGCGCCATCTGGATTGCGCTCGCGCTGTATTCGCTCGATGGGTTGTGGCGAGCGCGGTTTGGGCGGGCTTAG
- a CDS encoding sulfite exporter TauE/SafE family protein: MALPHIDLLYSASGLFVGFLVGLTGVGGGSLMTPILVLLFNVHPATAVGTDLLYAAATKATGTLVHGVKGSIDWQVTLRLAAGSVPAATLTLILLHRYGMTSTRGGHLISIVLGVALLITAVALIFRPQLTRLAASRKRATGQGSTLALTMLTGAILGVLVSLTSVGAGAIGVTVLLLLYPMLPTTRIVGSDIAHAVPLTLLAGAGHWLLGSIDWSMLLSLLVGSLPGIVIGSYLSSKAPEKLLRNLLAATLTLVGVRLVLS; the protein is encoded by the coding sequence ATGGCACTTCCCCATATCGATCTCCTGTATTCCGCGTCGGGTCTGTTCGTCGGCTTTCTGGTCGGACTGACGGGCGTGGGCGGCGGCTCGCTGATGACGCCGATCCTCGTCCTGCTGTTCAACGTCCATCCGGCGACGGCCGTCGGCACGGATCTGCTGTACGCCGCCGCGACCAAGGCGACGGGCACGCTCGTGCATGGCGTGAAGGGGTCGATCGACTGGCAGGTGACGTTGCGCCTCGCCGCGGGCAGCGTGCCCGCCGCCACGCTCACGCTGATCCTGCTGCACCGCTACGGCATGACGTCGACGCGCGGCGGCCATCTGATCTCCATCGTGCTGGGCGTGGCGCTGCTGATCACCGCGGTCGCGCTGATCTTCCGGCCGCAACTGACCCGGCTCGCGGCTTCGCGCAAGCGCGCGACAGGCCAGGGCAGCACGCTCGCACTGACGATGCTGACGGGCGCGATCCTCGGCGTGCTGGTGTCGCTGACCTCGGTCGGCGCGGGCGCGATCGGCGTCACCGTGCTGCTGCTTCTCTATCCGATGCTGCCGACCACGCGCATCGTCGGCTCCGATATCGCGCACGCCGTGCCGCTCACGCTGCTCGCGGGCGCCGGGCACTGGTTGCTCGGCTCGATCGACTGGTCGATGCTGTTGTCGCTGCTGGTCGGTTCGCTGCCGGGCATCGTGATCGGCAGCTATCTGTCGTCGAAAGCGCCCGAAAAGTTGCTGCGCAATCTCCTCGCGGCGACGCTGACGCTGGTCGGCGTGCGACTCGTCCTGTCCTGA